GTAGTTTGGACGGCAACCATTTTGTGCTATTGCTACGTGATGTGCTGGAAAGCGATGAGCTAACCGCTCGCCTTGAACGGCTACAAGCGGTCGGTTTCCCGAACTATTTTACCGAACAGCGTTTCGGGCGAGACGGACATAATCTCACTCAAGCACAGCGTTGGGCTGCGGGCGAAATTCAAGTCAAAGATCGCAAAAAACGCAGTTTTTATCTCTCTGCCGCTCGCAGTGAAATTTTCAATTTGATTGTCTCCGATCGAATTGCTGCGGGTTTGCTGGATCAAGTGTTGGAACACGACATTGTGCAGCTTGCGGGGTCAAATAGCTGGTTTGTGGCACAAGCCGATGAATTAGAAACGCTCAACAAGCGGTTAGATTCGGGCGATATTTTGCTAACTGCGGCATTGATTGGCGAAAATTCGCTAGAACAGACCGCTTGTGAACGAGAACAGAAGATCGTGGCGGAACAGGCATTACTACTCAATTTGATGAAAAAAGAGCGAATGAATGCCGCCCGCCGAGCGATGTTATGCAAACCAGAAAATTTGCATTGGCAGTTTGAACCAGAGGGCTTGCGGTTACAATTTTTCTTACCTGCGGGCAGTTATGCTACGGGGTTGGTGAGAGAATTAGTTAATATTGAAAATGAATAGGTAAGGTGGGGCTTGACCCACCATTTGCAAAATTTGCATTTTATTTAACCGCTTGTTACAGATTTGGTGGGTCAAGACCCACCCTACTTTAAGGATTATATGAACATTTTACTTAGCAACGACGATGGTATTCACGCTGTCGGCATTCAAACTTTAGCCAAGACATTACGCCAAGCAGGGCATCAAGTAACGATTGTCGCCCCAGATCGCAATCGCAGTGCTGCATCGAGCTGTTTAACGTTGGTCGATCCGCTTCGTGTGCAACGATTTGACGATGAAAATTACGCAATTGTTGCTGGTACGCCTGCCGATTGCGTCCATTTGGCGTTAAATGGTTTGTTGGATACACCGTTTGATTTGGTGGTATCGGGCATCAATCACGGAGCAAATTTAGGTGATGATATTCTCTACTCTGGCACAGTAGCGGCTGCGTTGGAAGGTCGCCATTTACCATTGCCGTCAATTGCTGTTTCTCTTGTTGGTAGCAAAGACAGTGGCTATGCCTATATGCCAAGTGCTTGTCATTTTGAAACCGCAGCTCAAGTCGTACTTGAGCTATTGCCTAATCTCACCCAAGGTCAAATTCCTGCTGAACAGGTCTTAAACGTCAATGTACCAAATTTACCTTATGAGCAGCTTAAAGGCTTTGTGGCAACTCGTTT
The nucleotide sequence above comes from Pasteurellaceae bacterium Orientalotternb1. Encoded proteins:
- a CDS encoding tRNA pseudouridine(13) synthase TruD, translated to MNSLTYLYGKPLQTGRLKTVFSDFIVREILGYELTGEGEFVAVKVRKTDANTLFVGEKLAEFTGISAKNMSYAGLKDRHAITEQWFCLHLAGKETPDFSQFQLDGVEILEVTRHNRKIRVGSLDGNHFVLLLRDVLESDELTARLERLQAVGFPNYFTEQRFGRDGHNLTQAQRWAAGEIQVKDRKKRSFYLSAARSEIFNLIVSDRIAAGLLDQVLEHDIVQLAGSNSWFVAQADELETLNKRLDSGDILLTAALIGENSLEQTACEREQKIVAEQALLLNLMKKERMNAARRAMLCKPENLHWQFEPEGLRLQFFLPAGSYATGLVRELVNIENE
- a CDS encoding 5'/3'-nucleotidase SurE, with amino-acid sequence MNILLSNDDGIHAVGIQTLAKTLRQAGHQVTIVAPDRNRSAASSCLTLVDPLRVQRFDDENYAIVAGTPADCVHLALNGLLDTPFDLVVSGINHGANLGDDILYSGTVAAALEGRHLPLPSIAVSLVGSKDSGYAYMPSACHFETAAQVVLELLPNLTQGQIPAEQVLNVNVPNLPYEQLKGFVATRLGDRSPAAEIIKQQDPRGANIYWIGTTGKPIDKSEGTDFYAIERDYVSITPIQADMTAHRSIQTLQGLL